The following proteins are co-located in the Macadamia integrifolia cultivar HAES 741 chromosome 3, SCU_Mint_v3, whole genome shotgun sequence genome:
- the LOC122074899 gene encoding probable cyclic nucleotide-gated ion channel 14, producing the protein MELRKEKILRIYPGNDSPQLQLQLHSTLYNGASAPLLKPNSSGRGCLGGVKSKIINEVLKLGCPKVFSDQMDHNESWRNKILDPGSDIVLHWNLVFMFSSLLALIIDPFFFFLPVVVGQGNSSCVKMDLDTGIVVTYFRTITDLFYLFHILIKFRTAYIAPTSRGFGKGELVMDSKKIARRYLRTDFFIDFTSALPLPQVVIWFIIPQLRTSHTDHTNISIVLIVLLQYIPRLYQIFPMGSEIIKATGVIGKTAWVGAVYNLLLYMIASHVLGASWYLLSIERYTMCWKSECKNEVSPLECSLSFLDCKSLQNPIRTVWANTTVVFDNCDVNNPNLTFNYGMFAYLLTNNVLSISLLEKYFFCVWWGLQNLSCYGQVLITSTFIGENLFAIFVSLAGLVLFAHLIGNMQTYLASITGRLEEWRLKERDTEEWMRHRQLPQDLRERVQNFIQYKWHATRGADEEAILHSLPTDIRRDIQRHLCLDLVRQVPFFSQMDDQLLDAICECLVSSLSTKDTYIVREGDTVTAMLFIIRGRLESSTTDRGRPGFFNSITLRPGDFCGEELLEWALLNKSNFNLPSSTRTVKTLSEVEAFALKAEDLKFVANQFRRLHSKKLQHTFRFYSHHWRTWAACFIQTAWRQYKRRKMAKDLFMQESLSCPYSFNEQATIETGQGEDFSTTISTCPSILRQNLGVTIVASMFTTNKRMGAQKMINGVEIPLQKPEEPDYFIEPDDD; encoded by the exons ATGGAGCTTAGGAAGGAAAAGATACTGAG GATTTATCCTGGAAATGATTCCCcacaacttcaacttcaactacaCTCAACCCTATACAATGGTGCTTCAGCTCCTCTTCTGAAACCTAATAGCAGTGGCCGAGGCTGCCTAGGTGGTGTCAAAAGTAAGATTATTAATGAGGTTTTGAAACTTGGGTGCCCTAAAGTTTTTTCAGATCAAATGGATCATAATGAGTCATGGAGAAACAAGATACTTGATCCAGGGTCTGATATTGTCTTGCACTGGAACCTGGTTTTCATGTTCTCATCTTTATTGGCTCTGATAAtagatccattttttttcttcctaccgGTTGTAGTGGGGCAAGGGAACTCATCATGTGTGAAGATGGATTTGGATACAGGGATTGTGGTGACATATTTTAGAACAATTACAGATCTGTTCTATCTGTTTCATATATTGATAAAGTTCAGGACTGCATATATAGCACCTACTTCTCGTGGGTTTGGGAAGGGTGAGCTTGTAATGGATTCTAAGAAGATTGCTAGAAGGTATTTAAGAACGGATTTCTTCATTGATTTCACATCTGCTTTACCTCTCCCACAG GTTGTGATATGGTTTATAATACCACAACTTAGAACCTCCCACACTGATCATACAAACATTTCCATTGTTCTCATTGTGCTGCTCCAATATATTCCGAGATTATATCAAATTTTTCCTATGGGTTCCGAAATTATAAAAGCTACTGGAGTTATCGGAAAGACTGCTTGGGTTGGTGCAGTGTATAATCTACTACTGTACATGATAGCCAGTCAT gttttagggGCATCATGGTATTTGCTGTCAATTGAGAGATACACAATGTGTTGGAAATCAGAATGCAAAAATGAAGTTAGCCCTTTAGAGTGCAGTCTTAGTTTTTTAGACTGTAAATCTTTGCAGAATCCTATTCGAACAGTTTGGGCAAACACTACAGTTGTGTTTGATAACTGTGATGTCAATAATCCAAATCTCACTTTCAATTATGGAATGTTTGCATATCTACTTACTAATAATgttctctccataagtttgctCGAGAAATACTTCTTCTGTGTTTGGTGGGGATTGCAAAACTTGAG tTGTTATGGGCAGGTTTTGATAACTAGCACCTTTATTGGGGAGAACTTATTTGCCATATTCGTTTCACTTGCGGGTCTGGTTTTATTTGCTCATTTGATTGGGAACATGCAG ACCTACTTAGCATCCATCACTGGAAGGCTTGAAGAGTGGAGACTTAAAGAAAGGGACACTGAAGAATGGATGAGGCATCGCCAACTCCCTCAGGATTTGCGAGAACGTGTTCAGAATTTTATCCAATATAAGTGGCATGCTACACGAGGAGCTGATGAAGAAGCTATCTTGCATTCTTTACCAACTGATATTCGTCGAGACATCCAACGCCACCTATGTTTGGACCTTGTTCGGCAG GTTCCTTTTTTCTCACAGATGGATGACCAGCTACTTGATGCCATATGTGAGTGTCTTGTATCCTCCTTAAGCACCAAAGACACCTACATTGTCCGTGAAGGTGACACTGTAACTGCAATGCTTTTTATCATCAGAGGTAGACTTGAAAGTTCTACCACCGATAGAGGAAGACCAGGTTTCTTTAATTCAATTACTTTAAGACCTGGTGACTTTTGTGGGGAAGAACTCCTTGAATGGGCTTTGCTTAATAAGTCCAATTTTAACTTGCCTTCATCCACAAGGACAGTCAAAACCCTAAGTGAAGTGGAAGCATTTGCCTTGAAAGCAGAAGATCTCAAGTTTGTAGCCAACCAGTTCAGACGCTTACACAGTAAGAAGTTGCAGCACACTTTCCGCTTCTACTCTCACCATTGGAGGACATGGGCTGCTTGCTTCATACAGACTGCTTGGCGTCAGTACAAGAGGAGGAAGATGGCAAAGGACCTCTTCATGCAAGAGTCTTTGTCTTGCCCATATTCATTTAATGAGCAAGCAACTATTGAAACAGGACAAGGAGAAGACTTTAGTACTACTATTTCAACATGTCCTTCCATACTGAGACAAAACCTAGGGGTCACAATTGTAGCTTCAATGTTTACCACAAACAAGAGGATGGGAGCTCAAAAGATGATCAATGGCGTTGAGATTCCCTTACAGAAGCCTGAAGAGCCAGACTACTTTATTGAGCCTGATGATGATTAG